In Salisediminibacterium beveridgei, one DNA window encodes the following:
- the tnpC gene encoding IS66 family transposase: MKKSSAISPKTTEHLEDRVSKLEREKAELELQLKWYKEQLSLQQRQKFGKSSEKTDPDQLELPLFNEAEQEQHPSEEEPTVESITYERKKKRKVRKDLTENLPSKTIEHTLPVEDQVCSCCNGKLHTMKQQVKEELEIIPAEVKVIRYVTYLYSCRDCEKNGTGNPIVKAPVPERAFPGSLASPSMVSYIMDQKFVQGTPLYRQEQAFNRLGVPLSRQTLSNWILEGSEQWLEPIYDRMVETLTLLDVLHADETTVQVLKEDGKEASSTSYMWLYRSGMSSVPIVIYDYQPGRASKYPIRFLEGFKGYLHVDGYGGYHGLKPKVELVGCWAHARRKFVDAVKSLPDDGSTTKSSAQEGLDFINQLYRIEKHIQEERLSPEKVYDVRQKRSKPVLEAYSAWLQTMRAKTLPKTLLGKAIVYSINQMDHLRNFLKDGRLDIDNNRAERSIKPFVIGRKNWLFSNTPRGAKSSSVIYSIIETAKENRLKPQAYLDYLFEHLPNSKQSEMDQFLPWSESLPEEIRIK; the protein is encoded by the coding sequence ATGAAAAAATCTTCTGCGATCTCACCCAAAACAACTGAACATCTCGAAGACCGTGTCTCGAAACTTGAACGGGAAAAGGCTGAACTTGAACTTCAACTCAAATGGTACAAGGAACAGCTCAGCCTCCAGCAAAGACAAAAATTCGGTAAGTCCAGTGAAAAAACGGATCCGGATCAGCTGGAGCTGCCTCTGTTTAATGAAGCAGAGCAAGAACAACATCCGTCCGAAGAAGAACCAACGGTCGAATCGATTACATATGAACGTAAGAAAAAGCGCAAAGTCCGAAAGGACCTTACAGAAAACCTTCCATCAAAAACCATTGAGCATACACTCCCGGTTGAGGATCAGGTTTGTTCGTGCTGCAATGGAAAGCTCCATACAATGAAGCAACAAGTCAAAGAAGAATTGGAAATCATTCCGGCAGAGGTTAAAGTAATTCGATATGTTACCTATCTATACAGTTGCAGAGACTGTGAGAAAAACGGTACGGGAAACCCGATTGTTAAAGCACCTGTTCCAGAGCGGGCATTCCCAGGAAGCCTTGCTTCACCATCGATGGTCTCTTACATCATGGACCAGAAATTTGTTCAGGGGACGCCGCTTTATCGCCAGGAACAGGCATTCAATCGTTTGGGTGTTCCTTTATCAAGGCAGACCCTTTCAAATTGGATTCTTGAAGGTTCTGAACAGTGGCTGGAACCGATCTACGATCGGATGGTTGAGACTTTAACATTGCTCGATGTTCTTCATGCCGATGAAACGACTGTTCAAGTTCTCAAAGAGGATGGGAAGGAAGCGAGCTCTACCTCCTATATGTGGTTGTACCGATCAGGCATGAGCAGTGTGCCGATTGTGATCTACGACTATCAACCCGGACGCGCCAGTAAATATCCAATTCGTTTCCTTGAAGGATTTAAAGGATACTTGCACGTAGACGGATATGGAGGCTATCACGGCTTAAAACCGAAAGTCGAACTTGTTGGGTGCTGGGCTCATGCACGCAGGAAATTCGTAGATGCTGTGAAATCCTTACCTGATGATGGTTCGACAACCAAAAGTTCTGCACAGGAGGGTCTGGATTTTATCAACCAGCTCTATCGCATCGAAAAGCATATACAGGAAGAGCGCCTCTCTCCGGAAAAAGTCTATGACGTTCGTCAAAAACGTTCAAAACCTGTTTTGGAGGCTTATTCAGCATGGCTTCAAACGATGCGAGCCAAAACCTTACCGAAAACGCTCCTTGGAAAAGCCATTGTTTATTCTATCAATCAAATGGATCACCTGAGAAACTTCTTAAAGGATGGCCGCCTTGATATAGATAACAACAGAGCTGAGCGCAGCATAAAACCTTTTGTGATTGGAAGAAAAAACTGGCTGTTCTCCAATACACCGCGAGGTGCAAAGAGCAGTAGTGTTATTTACAGTATCATTGAGACAGCAAAAGAGAATCGTTTAAAGCCTCAAGCTTATCTGGATTACTTGTTTGAACATTTGCCCAATAGCAAGCAATCTGAAATGGATCAGTTTCTACCCTGGTCAGAATCATTACCAGAGGAAATTCGGATCAAATAA
- the rlmD gene encoding 23S rRNA (uracil(1939)-C(5))-methyltransferase RlmD: MSNQKPPVQKNETYRACVADLTHDGAGVVKIEGFPVFVKRALPGETVDVKVIKVKKQYGFGKLLKVHEASPERAEPPCPIYDRCGGCSLQHLSYAGQLHEKQKQVESVMARIGGFDHLQVHPVNGMTDPWRYRNKSQVPIGEERGKIVAGFYAERSHTIVDMDACLIQHEDQDRVVNVVKELARQHGIRGYDDHKHKGTLRHVVIRRAKTTGDLMVVLVTKDQSLPHKEHLIQAITEAVPNVTSIMQNINPKRTNVIFGDQTVCLWGEETIKDRIKGIEFVISARSFYQVNPDQTEVLYQQALDYADLSGSETVIDAYCGIGTISLFLAQKARHVYGVESVAAAIDDARRNAKANHIDNATFAVGEAESLMPWWHSQGLDPDVIVVDPPRKGCETEMLDAMAAMKPNRIVYVSCNPATLARDMKHLAEQGYHAKEVQPVDMFPQTTHVEAVTVMYREG, from the coding sequence ATGTCGAACCAGAAACCACCTGTTCAAAAAAATGAAACCTACCGCGCCTGTGTGGCCGATTTAACCCACGACGGGGCCGGTGTGGTCAAAATAGAAGGCTTCCCGGTTTTTGTGAAACGTGCCCTCCCCGGAGAGACAGTTGATGTGAAAGTCATCAAAGTCAAAAAACAATACGGCTTCGGGAAACTGCTGAAGGTGCACGAAGCAAGCCCTGAGCGAGCAGAGCCGCCGTGTCCCATCTATGACCGCTGCGGGGGCTGTTCCCTGCAGCACTTAAGCTACGCAGGTCAGCTTCACGAAAAACAAAAGCAGGTTGAGAGCGTCATGGCAAGGATCGGCGGATTCGATCATCTGCAGGTCCATCCGGTGAATGGCATGACCGATCCATGGCGTTACCGGAACAAGTCCCAGGTGCCGATTGGCGAAGAGCGCGGGAAGATTGTTGCCGGCTTTTACGCCGAACGGAGCCACACCATCGTTGATATGGACGCGTGCCTCATTCAGCATGAAGACCAGGACCGTGTCGTCAACGTCGTGAAGGAATTGGCCAGACAGCACGGCATCAGAGGCTATGATGACCATAAACATAAAGGAACGCTTCGTCATGTGGTGATACGGCGCGCGAAGACGACCGGGGATCTGATGGTCGTTCTTGTGACAAAGGATCAGTCCCTGCCTCATAAAGAGCATCTGATTCAGGCGATTACCGAAGCCGTGCCGAATGTCACATCCATCATGCAAAACATCAACCCGAAGCGGACGAATGTGATTTTCGGAGACCAAACCGTCTGTCTCTGGGGTGAAGAAACCATCAAGGACCGCATTAAAGGGATTGAATTTGTCATTTCGGCAAGGTCTTTTTATCAGGTGAATCCCGACCAGACGGAAGTGCTCTACCAGCAAGCGCTGGATTATGCCGATCTGTCAGGGTCTGAAACGGTCATTGATGCCTACTGCGGAATCGGCACGATCAGTCTGTTCCTCGCACAGAAAGCCCGTCATGTGTATGGGGTGGAGTCCGTAGCGGCGGCGATCGATGATGCCAGGCGGAACGCCAAAGCCAATCATATCGACAACGCGACATTCGCAGTCGGTGAAGCAGAGAGCCTGATGCCCTGGTGGCACAGCCAGGGTCTGGATCCCGATGTCATCGTCGTCGATCCACCGCGAAAGGGCTGTGAAACAGAGATGCTCGATGCCATGGCCGCCATGAAGCCAAACCGCATCGTCTACGTCTCCTGTAACCCAGCAACGCTTGCCAGAGACATGAAACACTTGGCAGAACAAGGCTACCACGCCAAAGAAGTCCAACCCGTGGACATGTTCCCGCAAACCACACACGTGGAAGCGGTCACGGTGATGTACAGGGAAGGCTGA
- a CDS encoding recombinase family protein, with protein MQINQAFLDGKGSVQIAEELKEEGIPGWNRESKWRASTIERMLENEKYKGDVLMQKTYTVDFLTRKRMKNEGELPMYLIEDNHPAIIERDTWEAVQLEKERRIAFVEGTGSKKMTFNGDDYVFFGKVICGHCGSAFGRRTWHANDPNARRHVWLCKNRYVKGEKRCRVKNHHVNDLDLAPAFMQALKELLNQNNIKKWTEAKEQADPLLNYKLDQFIELAKSHQELSDYQPELVRRFLERIVVEDKQTLRFHFLDGSVVEMKANRYAEGWKNRIK; from the coding sequence TTGCAGATTAATCAAGCTTTTCTCGATGGCAAAGGATCTGTGCAAATCGCAGAAGAATTAAAAGAAGAGGGCATACCTGGCTGGAACAGGGAATCAAAATGGCGAGCAAGCACCATTGAGCGGATGCTTGAGAATGAAAAGTACAAAGGCGACGTCTTGATGCAGAAGACGTACACGGTTGACTTCCTCACGCGAAAGCGGATGAAGAACGAAGGCGAGCTGCCGATGTACCTCATCGAGGACAACCACCCGGCCATCATCGAGCGTGATACCTGGGAGGCAGTCCAGCTGGAGAAGGAGCGGAGAATCGCTTTCGTTGAAGGGACAGGATCCAAGAAGATGACCTTCAACGGTGATGACTATGTATTCTTCGGCAAAGTCATCTGCGGGCACTGCGGCAGCGCTTTTGGCAGACGGACCTGGCATGCCAACGACCCGAATGCACGCCGACATGTGTGGCTCTGTAAGAACCGATACGTGAAAGGGGAAAAGCGGTGCCGAGTGAAGAATCATCATGTGAATGATCTGGACTTAGCACCGGCGTTTATGCAGGCATTGAAGGAGTTGCTCAATCAGAACAACATAAAAAAATGGACCGAGGCCAAAGAACAGGCAGATCCACTACTCAACTATAAGCTGGATCAATTCATCGAACTGGCGAAGAGCCATCAAGAATTGAGTGATTATCAACCAGAACTGGTCCGACGCTTCTTGGAACGTATTGTGGTCGAGGATAAACAGACGCTCCGGTTTCACTTCTTGGATGGGTCGGTGGTCGAAATGAAGGCAAATCGTTATGCGGAAGGGTGGAAGAACCGAATAAAATAA
- the tnpA gene encoding IS66 family insertion sequence element accessory protein TnpA → MNRNANLRDFWEHKVKEVQKSGLSVAEWVRQNDEFTVHQVRYWIRKFKEESKSLATAEQPQTNWIPVNVDATSRPDPQMIYLTLPNDSRLEIPSGLDQSDLTNLLRAVNAL, encoded by the coding sequence ATGAATAGGAATGCTAACCTCAGAGATTTCTGGGAACATAAAGTTAAAGAGGTCCAAAAATCTGGACTGTCTGTAGCTGAGTGGGTTCGTCAAAATGATGAATTCACGGTCCATCAAGTGCGCTACTGGATTCGTAAATTTAAAGAAGAATCCAAATCACTTGCAACCGCAGAACAGCCGCAAACTAATTGGATACCCGTAAACGTTGATGCCACATCCCGACCTGATCCCCAAATGATCTATCTTACCCTTCCAAATGATAGCCGACTTGAAATCCCTTCGGGATTAGATCAGTCGGACCTCACCAATCTTCTTCGAGCAGTGAATGCATTATGA
- the tnpB gene encoding IS66 family insertion sequence element accessory protein TnpB (TnpB, as the term is used for proteins encoded by IS66 family insertion elements, is considered an accessory protein, since TnpC, encoded by a neighboring gene, is a DDE family transposase.), with the protein MMSHAQPKQVFLAKGATDLRKSIDGLAAIVQEGFQLNPFSPSFFVFCNRQRDKIKILHWDHNGFWLYYRRLEKGTFPWPKADDHQPLLITDRQLRWLLDGLPIDQKGAHRKLSPEKVV; encoded by the coding sequence ATGATGTCTCATGCTCAGCCTAAACAAGTCTTCCTTGCAAAAGGTGCAACAGATTTACGGAAATCCATCGACGGATTAGCTGCCATTGTGCAGGAAGGGTTCCAACTGAATCCTTTCTCACCGTCGTTCTTTGTCTTCTGTAACAGACAAAGGGATAAGATTAAAATCTTGCATTGGGATCATAATGGTTTCTGGCTTTATTATCGCCGCCTTGAAAAAGGGACGTTTCCTTGGCCCAAAGCAGATGACCATCAACCCTTACTCATTACAGACAGGCAGTTAAGATGGCTTCTGGATGGGCTTCCGATTGATCAAAAAGGAGCCCACAGAAAGTTATCTCCTGAAAAAGTTGTATAA
- a CDS encoding MarR family transcriptional regulator, whose product MIYAESYLKANIDENCKIKPWLNDKVLPVFLRNNYNFYEMTVLETRCTLIEVIGDVPGLNYLKKHIRQIREITKEPIVLLSKELSSYRRKSLIKNKIPFVIEDGQMYLPFLALDLKKVSEEAANEVKFFSASAQVVFLYFLYHKDQVVNTTKLAEMMGFTEMTASRALNELFRVNLITYELGGKTGRSKEYRRIPDPDYFLNGQQYLKSPVKKVIHTKSKPPHALIAGFDALADLSWINSPSHSIMAMDKKKLNDGLNHIVSNKDEIKDSQFVEVELWDYDPLLISGKRHVDRLSLFLSLKDVPDERVEQALEEIMRGESWYME is encoded by the coding sequence ATGATCTATGCAGAATCGTACCTAAAAGCAAATATTGATGAGAACTGTAAAATTAAACCATGGCTTAATGATAAGGTACTGCCGGTTTTTTTGAGAAATAACTACAATTTCTATGAAATGACGGTTCTTGAAACGAGATGTACTTTGATCGAAGTCATTGGAGATGTTCCTGGGTTGAATTATCTTAAAAAACATATCAGACAAATCAGGGAAATAACAAAGGAACCAATTGTATTGCTTTCCAAAGAACTTTCAAGTTATCGAAGGAAATCACTGATCAAAAACAAGATTCCTTTCGTCATCGAAGATGGTCAAATGTATTTGCCATTTCTTGCACTGGATCTAAAAAAAGTATCGGAAGAAGCTGCAAATGAAGTGAAATTTTTTTCAGCTTCTGCACAAGTTGTGTTCTTGTATTTCCTGTACCATAAAGATCAAGTTGTCAACACCACAAAGCTTGCAGAGATGATGGGATTTACTGAAATGACAGCTTCCAGAGCTTTAAATGAGTTGTTCCGAGTAAATCTGATCACTTATGAATTGGGAGGCAAAACAGGCCGCAGTAAAGAATACAGAAGAATTCCGGATCCCGACTATTTTCTGAATGGACAACAATATTTAAAATCTCCGGTAAAGAAAGTGATTCATACAAAAAGTAAACCTCCACATGCTTTGATTGCAGGTTTTGATGCGCTGGCAGATTTATCATGGATCAATTCACCGTCCCACTCCATTATGGCAATGGATAAAAAGAAACTGAATGATGGGCTAAATCATATCGTCAGCAACAAAGATGAAATTAAAGATAGCCAATTCGTGGAGGTTGAACTGTGGGACTATGATCCTTTGCTGATTTCAGGTAAACGCCATGTCGATCGATTGTCATTGTTTTTATCTTTGAAAGATGTACCTGATGAAAGGGTTGAACAGGCATTGGAAGAAATCATGCGAGGTGAGTCATGGTACATGGAATAG
- a CDS encoding transposase has product MVRELNESVQLSVTDPTCIEFRLGLLSLGSSGRGLYLRRNESGTHKGQTRISKRGRRKLRALFFSVAMPLSSQNSAFKKLHDYY; this is encoded by the coding sequence ATTGTACGGGAACTTAACGAATCTGTCCAACTAAGTGTAACCGATCCAACTTGCATCGAGTTCCGCCTAGGTCTACTATCTCTAGGATCGAGTGGCAGGGGACTCTATCTTCGACGAAATGAATCCGGTACTCACAAAGGTCAAACCAGGATTTCCAAGCGGGGAAGAAGAAAACTCAGAGCCCTGTTTTTCAGCGTTGCCATGCCGTTGTCATCCCAAAATTCAGCCTTTAAGAAACTGCATGATTATTATTGA
- a CDS encoding recombinase family protein: MRFEKEQIDTSTGDGELMLTVLSSFAQEESENISQNVRWSIQRRFQQGELILNAEWFYGYEKVSGTLKIIPGEAAIVRRIYDAYLEGQGTHRIAKALNESGVPTISAKPWRDSSIRYMLENEKYKGDLLQQKTYTPGVRKGKRKSQGEVEAYLIKDHHEPIVSKDVWGAVQEERLRRKRNHQMNKRYPASGKLLCSKCGGSLKRRVWNKGKPYETIVWQCSTYIRNGKQACRGTTVKDKALQDLDFNHQWMIEEAKTNGENHYCYTRKE, from the coding sequence GTGCGCTTTGAAAAAGAACAGATTGATACGAGTACAGGGGACGGTGAGCTGATGCTGACGGTCCTCTCTTCTTTTGCCCAAGAGGAAAGTGAGAACATCAGTCAAAACGTACGCTGGTCAATTCAGAGGCGCTTTCAACAAGGAGAACTTATCTTAAACGCCGAGTGGTTCTATGGCTATGAAAAAGTTAGCGGGACCTTGAAAATCATACCTGGAGAAGCGGCCATTGTGCGACGCATCTATGATGCTTACCTAGAGGGACAAGGGACACACCGGATTGCTAAAGCCTTGAATGAATCAGGAGTGCCAACGATCTCAGCGAAACCGTGGCGAGATTCAAGTATCCGATACATGCTTGAAAACGAGAAATATAAAGGAGATCTCCTGCAACAGAAAACGTACACACCGGGAGTGCGAAAAGGAAAACGGAAGAGCCAAGGTGAGGTTGAAGCGTACCTGATTAAAGACCATCACGAACCGATTGTGTCAAAAGACGTGTGGGGGGCCGTGCAAGAAGAACGGTTGAGAAGAAAACGGAATCACCAGATGAACAAGCGTTACCCAGCCAGCGGGAAACTTCTCTGCAGCAAGTGCGGAGGATCCTTAAAGCGCCGGGTTTGGAATAAAGGGAAACCGTACGAAACGATTGTATGGCAGTGTAGCACCTATATCCGAAACGGTAAACAAGCCTGTCGAGGCACAACTGTAAAAGATAAAGCATTACAGGATCTTGATTTCAACCATCAATGGATGATAGAGGAGGCAAAAACTAATGGGGAAAACCATTACTGTTATACCCGCAAAGAGTAG
- a CDS encoding NAD(P)/FAD-dependent oxidoreductase: MGSTIGIIGAGMAGLTAAHQLKQEGYEVTVFEKSTSPGGRMATRRVGNGRMDHGAVFFTVRTEAFQKQVDEWVNEGAARHWFGDDHPRYVGTEGMNPLMKQYAKGLTIQLETKITDIQYEDDKVMVADENGNRHLFDSVVLTSPLPQTIEVLNGSTLPISKDQRAELGKITFEPSYVGLFDLKFPVEIGEKGLLDDDLPKGILKIVANDQKGITDSPLVSVYMDGEWTKSHDSESKADILSDILNRFRRAVPDQEVAIAAKQLKRWQYSQAEAFFPATYVKLDHLPVYLAGDCFLDPDDEAAGSRVESAYLSGVDVAGAIHKDRKDAVK, translated from the coding sequence ATGGGATCGACAATTGGGATTATCGGAGCAGGCATGGCTGGACTCACAGCTGCACACCAGCTGAAACAGGAGGGTTATGAGGTCACCGTGTTTGAGAAAAGCACAAGTCCTGGGGGAAGAATGGCGACCAGGCGTGTCGGCAATGGCCGGATGGACCACGGTGCGGTCTTTTTTACCGTCAGGACTGAAGCATTCCAAAAACAAGTGGATGAGTGGGTAAATGAAGGCGCAGCGCGGCACTGGTTCGGAGATGATCATCCGAGGTATGTGGGGACTGAAGGAATGAATCCCCTCATGAAGCAGTATGCAAAAGGATTAACGATCCAATTGGAAACGAAAATCACGGACATCCAATATGAAGACGACAAGGTGATGGTGGCTGATGAAAACGGGAACCGGCATCTGTTTGACAGTGTGGTGCTGACATCTCCTCTGCCACAGACGATTGAGGTGTTGAATGGTTCAACGCTCCCGATCAGTAAAGATCAGCGCGCGGAACTGGGGAAAATCACCTTTGAACCAAGCTATGTGGGACTCTTTGATCTGAAATTCCCCGTTGAGATTGGTGAGAAGGGTTTGCTGGATGATGACCTGCCAAAAGGGATCTTGAAAATCGTTGCCAATGATCAAAAGGGCATCACGGACAGCCCCCTCGTCAGTGTTTACATGGACGGGGAGTGGACGAAGAGCCACGACAGTGAGAGCAAGGCGGATATCCTTTCCGACATCCTGAACCGCTTCCGAAGAGCCGTTCCGGATCAGGAAGTAGCCATTGCGGCTAAACAGCTGAAACGCTGGCAATACAGCCAGGCGGAGGCTTTTTTTCCGGCCACGTATGTAAAGCTGGATCATCTCCCAGTGTATCTCGCCGGCGACTGCTTTTTGGACCCGGATGATGAAGCAGCAGGTTCCCGGGTGGAGAGCGCCTATTTGTCAGGGGTCGATGTGGCCGGAGCGATTCACAAGGATCGAAAAGACGCTGTGAAATAA
- a CDS encoding IS110 family RNA-guided transposase: MVDIDRKKKLPLNREFRTHVAMESTGVYWKPIYNLLELESELKVFVVNAQHIKQVPGRKTDVKDAEWIAELLKHGLLKPSYIPDRPQRELRELVRYRRSLIDERAREANRIQKVLEGANIKLGSVATNILGVSGRLILRDLIHGHTDAKALAQHSKRNLRKKIHLLERSLNGLIGSHQRKMLKTQLEHIEFLEKQIDEITQEIDSRMTPFEEDLERLDSIPGIGRVTAQHLIAEIGTNMDRFASADHLTSWAGLAPGQNESAGKKRSARTRDGNKYLRSALVEAATSATRRKNTYLYAKYQRLKLRRGAKKARIAIARTLLVIVYHLLTKQEMYLEKGAVHYNEKALEVKKQKAIKHLQRKRQKSAPINLDADFLY, encoded by the coding sequence ATTGTTGATATTGATAGGAAAAAGAAACTCCCATTAAATCGGGAGTTCCGTACCCATGTGGCGATGGAAAGTACGGGAGTCTATTGGAAACCGATCTACAATCTTCTTGAATTAGAAAGTGAATTAAAGGTCTTCGTCGTCAATGCCCAACACATCAAGCAGGTCCCTGGAAGAAAAACAGATGTTAAAGACGCAGAATGGATCGCTGAGCTTTTGAAACATGGTTTACTGAAGCCGAGTTATATCCCTGATCGACCGCAACGTGAACTGCGCGAATTAGTCAGATACCGTCGCAGTCTCATTGATGAAAGAGCGCGAGAAGCTAATCGTATTCAAAAGGTTCTTGAAGGAGCGAATATCAAATTGGGCTCCGTGGCAACCAATATCCTTGGTGTATCAGGTCGACTTATTCTTCGGGATTTGATTCACGGCCATACAGACGCCAAAGCGCTGGCCCAACATTCGAAACGTAATCTTCGAAAGAAGATTCATCTTCTCGAACGTTCTTTGAATGGATTAATCGGTTCGCATCAACGAAAAATGTTAAAAACGCAATTAGAGCATATCGAATTTCTCGAAAAACAAATTGATGAAATCACGCAGGAAATTGATTCACGCATGACCCCTTTTGAAGAAGATCTGGAGCGATTGGATTCCATCCCTGGCATCGGGCGTGTTACAGCGCAGCACCTCATCGCAGAAATCGGAACGAACATGGACCGATTCGCCAGTGCAGACCATTTAACTTCTTGGGCTGGATTGGCTCCAGGTCAAAACGAAAGTGCAGGGAAAAAACGGTCTGCCCGAACCAGAGATGGAAATAAATATCTTCGAAGTGCGTTGGTCGAAGCCGCTACGAGTGCGACAAGAAGAAAAAATACCTACTTGTATGCGAAATATCAACGATTGAAACTTCGCCGGGGCGCCAAAAAAGCACGAATTGCGATCGCTCGAACTCTATTGGTCATCGTGTATCATCTTTTAACCAAACAAGAAATGTATCTGGAAAAAGGAGCTGTACACTATAACGAAAAAGCACTTGAAGTGAAGAAACAAAAAGCCATTAAACATTTACAACGTAAGCGTCAAAAATCCGCACCTATTAATTTAGATGCGGATTTCCTATACTGA
- a CDS encoding recombinase family protein yields the protein MGKTITVIPAKSRETEDQTTVHKKRVAAYCRVSTDHAEQLSSYEAQVKYYTDHIENHPEYDLAGIYADEGISGTSTKKREQFNKMIEDCHQGKIDRIITKSISRFARNTLDCLNYVRQLKDLGVGIIFEKENIDTLDAKGEVLLSILSSLAQDESRSISENASWGIRRRFESGQAQINHARFLGYEKNSDGELSIVPSEAETVKRIYHDFLDGKGSVQIAEELKEEGIPGWNGESKWRASTIERMLENEKYKGDVLMQKTYTVDFLTRKRMKNEGELPMYLIEDNHPAIIERDTWEAVQLEKQRRIAFVEETGSKKMTYNGDDYVFFGKVICGHCGSAFGRRTWHANDPNARRHVWLCKNRYVKGEKRCRVKNHHVNDLDLAPAFMQALKELLNQNNIKKWTEAKEQADPLLNYKLDKFIELAKSHQELSDYQPELVRRFLERVVVEEKQTLRFYFLDGSVVEMKANRYAEGWKNRIK from the coding sequence ATGGGGAAAACCATTACTGTTATACCCGCAAAGAGTAGAGAGACCGAAGATCAGACCACGGTACACAAAAAGCGCGTCGCAGCCTATTGCCGTGTTTCAACGGATCATGCTGAACAGCTCTCGAGCTATGAAGCGCAGGTGAAGTATTATACCGACCACATTGAGAACCATCCCGAGTATGACTTGGCCGGCATTTACGCTGATGAAGGGATTTCCGGGACCTCGACGAAGAAGCGCGAACAGTTCAACAAGATGATTGAGGACTGCCATCAAGGGAAGATCGACCGCATCATCACGAAGTCCATCTCACGGTTTGCGAGAAACACCTTGGACTGTTTGAACTACGTGAGGCAGTTGAAGGATTTAGGTGTGGGGATCATCTTTGAGAAAGAAAACATTGATACGCTGGATGCGAAAGGCGAAGTCCTTCTCAGCATTCTATCGAGTCTGGCCCAAGACGAGAGCCGTTCCATCTCCGAGAACGCCTCCTGGGGGATTCGCAGACGGTTTGAGTCGGGACAGGCCCAGATCAATCACGCCCGGTTCCTGGGCTATGAAAAGAACAGCGATGGCGAGTTATCGATAGTGCCATCCGAAGCAGAGACGGTGAAGCGCATTTACCACGATTTTCTCGACGGCAAAGGATCTGTGCAGATCGCAGAAGAGTTGAAGGAAGAAGGCATACCGGGTTGGAACGGCGAATCGAAATGGCGGGCGAGCACCATTGAACGGATGCTAGAGAATGAAAAGTACAAAGGCGACGTCCTCATGCAGAAGACGTACACGGTGGACTTCCTCACACGAAAGCGCATGAAGAACGAGGGCGAACTGCCGATGTATTTGATCGAAGACAACCACCCGGCCATCATCGAGCGTGATACCTGGGAGGCGGTCCAATTGGAGAAACAGCGGAGAATCGCTTTCGTTGAAGAAACCGGATCCAAGAAGATGACCTATAACGGTGATGACTACGTGTTCTTCGGCAAAGTCATCTGCGGCCACTGCGGAAGCGCCTTTGGCAGAAGAACATGGCATGCCAACGACCCGAACGCAAGACGGCATGTGTGGCTCTGTAAGAACCGATATGTGAAAGGCGAGAAACGGTGCCGGGTGAAGAACCATCATGTGAATGACTTGGACTTAGCACCGGCGTTTATGCAGGCATTGAAGGAGTTGCTCAATCAGAACAACATAAAAAAATGGACTGAGGCCAAAGAACAGGCAGATCCACTCCTCAACTATAAACTGGACAAATTCATCGAACTGGCAAAGAGCCATCAAGAATTGAGTGACTATCAACCGGAACTGGTTCGACGGTTCCTGGAACGTGTGGTGGTCGAGGAAAAACAGACACTGCGGTTTTACTTCTTGGATGGGTCGGTGGTCGAAATGAAGGCAAATCGTTATGCGGAAGGGTGGAAGAACCGAATAAAATAA